In the genome of Fusobacterium necrogenes, one region contains:
- the purE gene encoding 5-(carboxyamino)imidazole ribonucleotide mutase — MKVAIIFGSKSDTEKMRGAANCLKEFGIEYSAHVLSAHRVPEKLEETLEKLEVEGYDVIIAGAGLAAHLPGVIASKTTLPVIGVPIEAAFNGMDALLSIVQMPKSIPVATVGVNNSYNAGMLAVQMLSLKSPELKEKLRNFRKDMKAKFIADNESGVEL; from the coding sequence ATGAAAGTAGCTATTATTTTCGGAAGTAAATCAGATACAGAGAAGATGAGAGGAGCAGCTAACTGCTTAAAAGAGTTTGGAATAGAGTATTCAGCTCATGTACTTTCAGCTCATAGAGTACCTGAAAAATTAGAAGAAACATTAGAAAAATTAGAAGTAGAAGGTTATGATGTAATTATAGCTGGAGCTGGACTTGCAGCTCATTTACCTGGAGTTATAGCTTCAAAAACTACACTGCCAGTAATAGGAGTGCCTATTGAGGCAGCTTTTAACGGAATGGACGCACTACTATCAATAGTACAAATGCCAAAATCAATCCCAGTAGCAACTGTTGGAGTAAATAACTCATATAATGCAGGAATGTTAGCTGTACAAATGCTTTCATTAAAATCTCCAGAACTAAAAGAGAAATTAAGAAACTTCAGAAAAGATATGAAAGCTAAGTTTATAGCTGATAATGAGTCAGGAGTAGAACTATAA
- a CDS encoding phosphoribosylformylglycinamidine synthase, with product MNYRIFVEKKSGFDLDAKRLENELRESLQLEGLEKVRLLNCYDVFGIDSEELAKAKKLIFSEVVTDRVTEELDSKGSKYFAVEFLPGQFDQRADSAMQCLNLISDKNQNVVVTSGKVIILEGNISEEELNKVKNYYINPVEMREKILKKLEVEEGELAQEVPVFEGFITYGAEKLEKFRKELGLAMTFADIAFVQEYFRDTEKRDPTETEIKVLDTYWSDHCRHTTFETKIKNIVFPKSAFGETLQKAFENYLGARKFVHQERLEKKYISLMDMATICGKEMRKTGKLDDLEVSDEINACSVYIDVDVDGKIEKWLLMFKNETHNHPTEIEPFGGASTCLGGAIRDPLSGRSYVYQAIRVTGSGNPLEKLEDTLQGKLPQKKITTGAAAGYSSYGNQIGLTTGHVAEIYHDGYKAKRMEVGAVVGAVPADWVRRENASKGDIVVLLGGKTGRDGCGGATGSSKEHTDDSLRLCGAEVQKGNAPEERKIQRLFRNPEVTRLVKKCNDFGAGGVSVAIGELAPGLDINLDVVPTKYLGLSGTELAISESQERMAVVIEAKDRDKFIELANRENLQATVVAVVTDTNRLVLNWKGKKIVDISREFLDTNGVTQETEVEVENISYEESPLTKVAYEGENLEAKWYNMLSSLNVASQKGLMEIFDSTIGATTVLMPFGGKYQMTPTDVSVQKLPLLKGETDTASAITWGYNPVLSSWSQFHGGAYAVVESLAKLVSVGVDYKRVRLSFQEYFQKLGQNPKNWGKPFSALLGTIEMQRAFEIPAIGGKDSMSGTFNDIHVPPTLISFAVSPVKASVVISPEFKKAGNKIYLVKHHMLENYMPNVEELKANFEYVYENIVNGNIVSAMTLKTGGIAEAVSKMTFGNRIGAKISNLGDELFKLGYGTFIVESNVELTGKNVELLGETISEYKVVVGDIEIDMTAGEKVWLDKLFPVFPHKTVEKVEKYIWTPYNAKEIVVCKNKIAKPRVLVPAFPGTNCEYDSARVFEKAGAESNILVFRNLTQEYINDSIEKVVKEINNSQILMFPGGFSAGDEPDGSGKFIATVLTNPKVAEAIHKFLERDGLILGICNGFQALIKSGLLPYGEIGKVTEDSPTLTFNKIGRHISQMVKTKVTSNKSPWLAGIETGLEFEIAVSHGEGRFFASDEVIKKLFENGQVATQYVNLEGEPTNEFRFNPNGSSFAIEGITSPDGRVFGKMGHTERYGNNVFKNIIGNKEQKIFENGVKYFK from the coding sequence ATGAATTACCGTATTTTTGTAGAAAAGAAATCAGGATTTGATTTAGATGCTAAAAGACTTGAGAATGAATTAAGAGAGAGTCTTCAATTAGAGGGGCTAGAAAAAGTAAGATTATTAAACTGTTATGATGTCTTTGGAATAGATAGTGAAGAGTTAGCAAAGGCTAAAAAACTTATATTCTCAGAGGTAGTAACAGATAGAGTAACTGAAGAGTTAGACAGTAAAGGGTCAAAATACTTTGCTGTAGAATTTTTACCAGGGCAGTTTGACCAAAGAGCTGACTCAGCTATGCAATGTTTAAATCTAATCTCTGATAAAAACCAAAATGTAGTAGTAACAAGTGGAAAAGTTATAATCTTAGAGGGAAATATATCAGAAGAGGAGCTAAACAAAGTAAAAAATTACTATATCAACCCTGTGGAGATGAGAGAGAAAATTCTTAAGAAATTAGAGGTAGAAGAGGGAGAATTAGCTCAAGAAGTTCCTGTATTTGAAGGATTTATTACATATGGAGCTGAGAAGCTAGAAAAATTTAGAAAAGAGCTTGGATTAGCTATGACATTTGCTGATATAGCCTTTGTACAAGAGTATTTTAGAGATACGGAAAAAAGAGATCCAACTGAAACAGAGATAAAGGTATTAGACACTTATTGGTCTGACCATTGTAGACATACAACATTTGAAACTAAAATAAAAAATATTGTTTTCCCAAAATCAGCTTTTGGAGAAACATTACAAAAAGCTTTCGAAAACTATTTAGGAGCAAGAAAATTTGTACATCAAGAAAGACTCGAAAAAAAATATATATCTCTAATGGATATGGCAACAATCTGTGGAAAAGAGATGAGAAAAACTGGTAAGCTAGATGACTTAGAGGTATCTGATGAGATAAATGCTTGCTCAGTATACATAGATGTAGATGTAGATGGAAAAATAGAAAAGTGGCTACTTATGTTTAAAAACGAAACTCATAACCACCCTACTGAGATAGAGCCATTTGGAGGAGCTTCTACTTGTTTAGGAGGAGCAATAAGAGACCCATTATCAGGAAGATCTTATGTATACCAAGCTATTAGGGTAACAGGTTCTGGTAACCCATTGGAAAAATTAGAGGATACTTTACAAGGAAAATTACCTCAAAAGAAAATAACAACAGGAGCAGCAGCAGGATACTCATCTTATGGAAACCAAATAGGACTTACTACTGGACATGTAGCTGAAATCTATCACGATGGATATAAGGCTAAGAGAATGGAAGTAGGAGCAGTAGTTGGAGCTGTGCCAGCTGATTGGGTAAGAAGAGAGAATGCTTCTAAGGGAGATATAGTTGTACTACTTGGAGGAAAAACAGGAAGAGATGGTTGTGGAGGAGCAACTGGTTCTTCTAAAGAGCATACAGATGATTCCTTAAGACTTTGTGGAGCAGAGGTACAAAAAGGAAATGCTCCAGAAGAGAGAAAAATCCAAAGATTATTTAGAAATCCAGAGGTTACAAGACTTGTTAAAAAATGTAATGACTTTGGAGCTGGAGGGGTATCAGTAGCAATAGGAGAGTTGGCTCCTGGACTAGATATCAACTTAGATGTAGTTCCTACTAAATATTTAGGACTTAGTGGAACAGAGTTAGCTATCTCTGAATCACAAGAGAGAATGGCAGTAGTAATAGAGGCTAAAGATAGAGATAAATTTATAGAATTAGCAAATAGAGAGAACTTACAAGCAACAGTTGTAGCAGTGGTTACTGACACAAATAGACTTGTGCTAAATTGGAAAGGTAAGAAGATAGTAGATATCTCAAGAGAGTTTTTAGATACTAACGGAGTTACTCAAGAAACAGAGGTAGAGGTAGAAAATATCTCTTATGAAGAAAGCCCACTTACAAAGGTAGCTTATGAGGGAGAGAATTTAGAAGCTAAATGGTACAATATGTTATCATCTTTAAATGTAGCTTCTCAAAAGGGACTTATGGAGATATTTGACTCTACAATAGGAGCTACTACAGTACTTATGCCATTTGGTGGAAAATATCAAATGACTCCAACAGATGTAAGCGTACAAAAATTACCATTACTTAAAGGGGAAACAGATACAGCTTCTGCTATCACTTGGGGATACAATCCAGTATTATCATCTTGGTCACAATTCCATGGTGGAGCTTATGCAGTAGTTGAATCATTAGCAAAATTAGTAAGTGTGGGAGTAGATTATAAGAGAGTAAGACTTTCATTCCAAGAGTACTTCCAAAAACTTGGACAAAATCCTAAAAACTGGGGAAAACCTTTCTCAGCTCTATTAGGAACAATAGAGATGCAAAGAGCTTTTGAAATACCAGCTATTGGAGGAAAGGACTCTATGAGTGGAACATTTAATGATATTCACGTTCCACCTACACTAATATCTTTTGCTGTATCTCCAGTAAAAGCTAGTGTAGTAATATCTCCAGAGTTTAAAAAGGCTGGAAACAAAATCTACTTAGTAAAACACCATATGTTAGAAAACTATATGCCTAATGTGGAAGAGTTAAAAGCAAACTTTGAATATGTATATGAAAATATAGTTAATGGAAATATAGTATCAGCTATGACATTAAAAACTGGTGGTATAGCTGAAGCAGTAAGTAAAATGACATTTGGAAACAGAATAGGAGCTAAGATATCTAATCTTGGAGATGAGTTATTCAAGTTAGGATATGGAACATTTATAGTGGAGTCAAATGTAGAGCTTACAGGTAAAAATGTAGAATTATTAGGAGAAACAATCTCTGAATACAAAGTAGTAGTAGGAGATATTGAGATAGATATGACTGCAGGAGAGAAGGTATGGTTAGATAAACTATTCCCAGTTTTCCCTCATAAAACAGTAGAGAAAGTTGAAAAATATATCTGGACTCCTTACAATGCTAAAGAGATAGTAGTTTGTAAAAATAAGATAGCTAAACCAAGAGTATTAGTACCAGCTTTCCCAGGAACAAACTGTGAATATGATTCAGCTAGAGTATTTGAAAAAGCTGGGGCAGAATCAAATATATTAGTATTTAGAAACCTAACTCAAGAGTATATCAATGACTCAATAGAAAAGGTGGTAAAAGAGATAAATAACTCTCAAATCCTAATGTTCCCAGGAGGATTCAGTGCTGGAGATGAGCCAGATGGTTCTGGTAAATTTATAGCAACAGTACTTACTAACCCTAAAGTAGCAGAAGCTATCCATAAGTTCTTAGAGAGAGATGGACTTATATTAGGAATTTGTAATGGATTCCAAGCTCTTATCAAATCTGGATTACTTCCTTATGGAGAGATAGGTAAGGTTACTGAAGATTCACCAACTCTTACATTCAATAAGATAGGTAGACATATATCTCAAATGGTAAAAACTAAAGTAACTTCTAATAAATCACCTTGGCTTGCTGGAATAGAAACAGGTTTAGAGTTTGAAATAGCTGTGTCACATGGAGAGGGAAGATTCTTTGCTAGTGATGAGGTAATTAAAAAGCTATTTGAAAATGGACAAGTGGCAACTCAATATGTCAACTTAGAGGGAGAGCCAACTAATGAGTTTAGATTTAACCCTAATGGTTCAAGCTTTGCTATTGAAGGAATTACTTCTCCAGATGGAAGAGTATTTGGTAAGATGGGACATACAGAAAGATATGGAAACAATGTATTTAAAAATATAATTGGAAATAAAGAGCAAAAAATATTTGAAAATGGAGTAAAATATTTCAAATAA
- the purM gene encoding phosphoribosylformylglycinamidine cyclo-ligase, producing MAISYKEAGVDKEEGYRAVELMKKAVAKTMNSNVLNGLGSFGAMYELGKYENPVLVSGTDGVGTKLEIALTTKKYDTVGIDAVAMCVNDVLCHGAKPIFFLDYLACGKLDAEVAAELVSGVAEGCYQAGAALIGGETAEMPGFYKVGDYDIAGFCVGAVEKSKIVNGSTTSEGDILIAIPSSGVHSNGFSLVRKVITDYNKEYNGKPISETLLTPTKIYVKPVLAVLEKYNVKGMAHITGGGLPENLPRTISEGHQPVVLKEKLRVLDIFKYIQKEGDIPEDEMYGTFNMGVGFVLVVDPKDKDGVIEELAKYGEEAFEIGYVQKGEKGLCLK from the coding sequence ATGGCAATTTCATATAAAGAAGCTGGAGTAGATAAAGAGGAAGGATATAGAGCAGTAGAGCTGATGAAGAAAGCTGTTGCTAAAACAATGAATAGTAACGTATTAAATGGACTTGGAAGTTTTGGAGCTATGTATGAGTTAGGAAAATATGAAAATCCTGTATTAGTTTCTGGAACTGATGGAGTAGGAACAAAATTAGAGATAGCTCTTACTACAAAAAAATATGACACAGTAGGAATAGATGCTGTTGCTATGTGTGTAAATGACGTTCTTTGTCACGGAGCAAAACCAATATTCTTTTTAGATTATCTAGCTTGTGGAAAATTAGATGCTGAAGTAGCAGCTGAATTAGTTTCTGGAGTAGCTGAAGGTTGTTATCAAGCTGGAGCTGCCCTTATAGGTGGAGAAACAGCAGAAATGCCAGGATTCTACAAAGTAGGAGATTATGATATAGCTGGTTTCTGTGTGGGAGCAGTAGAAAAATCTAAAATAGTAAATGGAAGTACAACTTCTGAAGGAGATATCTTAATAGCTATACCATCTTCTGGAGTACATAGTAATGGATTCTCATTAGTAAGAAAGGTAATAACTGACTATAATAAAGAGTATAATGGAAAACCAATTAGTGAAACTCTTCTTACACCTACAAAAATATATGTAAAACCAGTTCTTGCTGTATTAGAAAAATATAATGTAAAAGGTATGGCTCATATAACTGGAGGAGGATTACCTGAGAACTTACCTAGAACAATAAGTGAAGGACATCAACCAGTTGTATTAAAAGAAAAATTAAGAGTATTAGACATATTTAAATATATTCAAAAAGAGGGGGATATCCCAGAAGATGAGATGTATGGAACATTCAATATGGGAGTAGGTTTTGTACTAGTAGTAGACCCTAAAGATAAAGATGGAGTAATAGAAGAGCTTGCTAAATATGGAGAAGAAGCTTTTGAAATAGGATATGTTCAAAAGGGAGAAAAGGGACTATGTTTAAAATAG
- a CDS encoding formate--tetrahydrofolate ligase: protein MKTDIQIAQEAKIVNISEIVKKVGLTEDDIEHYGKYKAKVNLDVLKRLENKKDGKLVLVTAITPTPAGEGKSTVTVGLTQALNKLGKSSVAALREPSLGPVFGMKGGATGGGYAQVIPMEDINLHFTGDLHAIGVAHNLIAACIDNHINSGNLLNIDVTKISWKRVVDMNDRALREIVIGLGGKANGIPRESSFQITVASEIMAALCLANSLMDLKDKIRSMVFGYSRDGKALTVGDLKIEGAVTALLKEALKPNLVQTLENTPVFIHGGPFANIAHGCNSILATKLALKLSDYAITEAGFAADLGAEKFLDIKCRKGNLRPNCVVIVATVRALKHHGGAKELSEESLEALEKGIANLDKHIENMKKYNLPVVVAINRFVSDTERELEFIEKHCKELDVPVALCEVWAKGGEGGIALAKEVMAQLEKETDNYTPLYSLDLSIKEKIETIAKEIYGADGVEFSSGAKKMLKTIDELGYGNLPVCMSKTQKSLSDNASLIGRPTGFTVTINELRISAGAGFIVAMAGDIIDMPGLPKKPAAELIDIDENGRIEGLF from the coding sequence GTGAAAACAGATATTCAGATAGCTCAAGAGGCAAAAATAGTAAATATTTCAGAAATAGTAAAAAAGGTAGGACTTACTGAAGATGATATAGAGCATTATGGAAAATATAAAGCAAAAGTTAACCTTGATGTGTTAAAAAGATTAGAAAATAAAAAAGATGGTAAACTAGTATTGGTAACAGCTATCACACCAACTCCAGCTGGGGAGGGAAAATCAACAGTTACAGTAGGACTTACTCAAGCTTTGAATAAATTAGGCAAATCTTCAGTAGCTGCTTTAAGAGAACCATCTCTTGGACCTGTATTTGGAATGAAAGGTGGAGCTACTGGTGGAGGATATGCACAAGTAATTCCTATGGAAGATATAAATTTACATTTTACTGGAGATTTACATGCAATAGGAGTAGCACACAACTTAATAGCTGCTTGTATTGATAACCATATCAATTCAGGAAATTTACTAAATATAGATGTTACAAAAATCTCTTGGAAAAGAGTAGTAGATATGAATGATAGAGCATTAAGAGAAATAGTTATTGGACTTGGTGGAAAAGCTAATGGAATACCTAGAGAATCATCTTTTCAAATAACAGTAGCTTCTGAGATAATGGCAGCTCTATGTTTAGCAAACTCACTTATGGATTTAAAAGATAAAATTAGAAGTATGGTATTTGGATACTCAAGAGATGGAAAAGCTCTTACAGTAGGAGATTTGAAAATAGAGGGGGCTGTAACTGCACTATTAAAAGAGGCTTTAAAACCCAACCTTGTTCAAACTTTAGAAAATACTCCAGTATTTATCCACGGGGGGCCATTTGCTAATATAGCTCATGGATGTAACTCAATCTTAGCTACAAAATTAGCATTAAAACTTTCTGATTATGCTATAACAGAGGCTGGATTTGCTGCTGACTTAGGGGCAGAAAAATTCTTAGATATAAAATGTAGAAAAGGAAATCTAAGACCTAACTGTGTAGTAATAGTAGCAACAGTAAGAGCTTTAAAACATCACGGAGGAGCTAAGGAGTTATCAGAAGAGAGCTTAGAAGCATTAGAAAAAGGAATAGCTAACTTAGATAAACATATAGAGAATATGAAAAAATATAACTTACCAGTTGTGGTAGCAATCAATAGATTTGTAAGCGACACTGAAAGAGAACTTGAATTTATTGAAAAGCACTGTAAAGAGTTAGATGTACCAGTTGCTCTATGTGAGGTATGGGCAAAAGGTGGAGAGGGAGGAATAGCTCTTGCTAAAGAGGTAATGGCTCAATTAGAAAAAGAGACTGATAACTATACACCACTTTACTCATTAGATTTAAGTATAAAAGAGAAGATAGAAACAATAGCAAAAGAGATATATGGAGCTGATGGAGTAGAGTTTAGCTCTGGAGCTAAGAAGATGTTAAAGACAATAGATGAGCTAGGATATGGAAACTTACCAGTTTGTATGTCTAAAACTCAAAAATCTTTATCAGATAATGCTTCACTAATAGGTAGACCAACAGGATTCACTGTAACAATAAATGAACTAAGAATATCAGCAGGAGCAGGATTTATAGTAGCTATGGCTGGAGATATAATAGATATGCCGGGACTACCTAAAAAACCAGCAGCAGAGTTGATAGATATAGATGAGAATGGAAGAATAGAAGGATTATTCTAA
- the purF gene encoding amidophosphoribosyltransferase, which translates to MNCTEILMAKDKMEEECGVFGIYSKEVNEVAQITYYGLYALQHRGQESAGISVSNFGEIVTYKGMGLTADVFTPETLNNLVGNAAIGHVRYSTTGASKLENAQPLESRYKLGQIAVAHNGNLTNAKIIRELLEDAGSTFNTSIDSEVIIKMIARKANGNVEDAIRSTVGAIKGAYALVILAGNKLVGVRDPYGIRPLCLGINENGDYILASESCAIDAVGGTLIRDVLPGEMVIIDENGVKSVKYSENNKKAPCSFEHIYFARPDSVIDGLNVYESRVEAGRLLAKQMKVDADVVIGVPDSGIPAAIGFAEASGIPYAIGLVKNKYIGRTFIKPTQALREQAVMVKLNPLKVNLEGKRVVIIDDSLVRGTTSKILIEIIRRAGAKEVHFRSASPAVKHSCYFGIDTAHREELIAARLSVEEIRKEINADTLDYLSMENMLKSLKGCDYCVGCFNGEYPVDTPTEI; encoded by the coding sequence ATGAACTGCACAGAAATTCTAATGGCTAAAGATAAAATGGAAGAGGAGTGTGGAGTATTTGGAATATATTCAAAAGAGGTAAATGAAGTAGCACAAATAACTTACTACGGATTATATGCTCTTCAACATAGAGGTCAAGAGAGTGCGGGAATATCTGTTTCTAATTTTGGAGAGATAGTAACTTATAAAGGAATGGGACTTACTGCAGATGTATTTACACCAGAAACTTTAAATAATCTTGTTGGAAATGCTGCAATAGGACATGTGAGATACTCTACAACAGGGGCGAGCAAATTAGAAAATGCTCAGCCTCTTGAGAGTAGATATAAATTAGGGCAAATAGCAGTAGCTCACAATGGAAATTTAACTAATGCAAAGATAATAAGAGAGTTATTAGAAGATGCTGGTTCTACTTTTAATACTTCAATAGACTCAGAAGTTATCATCAAGATGATAGCAAGAAAAGCTAATGGAAATGTTGAAGATGCTATAAGAAGTACAGTAGGAGCTATAAAAGGAGCTTATGCATTAGTAATCTTAGCTGGAAACAAATTGGTAGGAGTAAGAGACCCATATGGAATAAGACCACTTTGCTTAGGTATAAATGAAAATGGAGATTATATTTTAGCTTCTGAATCTTGTGCCATTGATGCTGTGGGAGGAACTCTAATTAGAGATGTATTACCAGGAGAGATGGTAATAATAGATGAGAATGGAGTAAAATCTGTAAAATATTCAGAAAATAATAAAAAAGCACCTTGCTCATTTGAACACATATACTTTGCTAGACCTGATAGTGTAATAGATGGATTAAATGTATACGAGTCTAGGGTAGAGGCTGGAAGATTACTTGCTAAACAGATGAAAGTAGATGCAGATGTAGTAATAGGTGTACCAGATTCTGGAATACCAGCAGCTATTGGTTTTGCTGAAGCTAGTGGAATACCTTATGCAATAGGGCTAGTAAAAAATAAATATATAGGAAGAACATTTATAAAACCTACTCAAGCTCTAAGAGAGCAAGCTGTAATGGTAAAATTAAATCCATTAAAAGTAAATCTTGAAGGAAAAAGAGTAGTAATAATTGATGACTCACTAGTGAGAGGAACAACAAGTAAGATTTTAATAGAGATAATCAGAAGAGCAGGAGCTAAGGAAGTACACTTCCGTTCAGCTTCTCCAGCTGTAAAACACTCTTGCTATTTTGGGATAGATACGGCTCATAGGGAGGAGTTAATAGCAGCTAGATTATCAGTAGAAGAGATAAGAAAAGAAATAAATGCAGATACATTAGATTACTTATCGATGGAAAATATGTTAAAGTCTTTAAAAGGATGTGACTACTGTGTAGGATGCTTTAATGGAGAATATCCAGTAGATACACCAACAGAAATATAA
- the purN gene encoding phosphoribosylglycinamide formyltransferase → MFKIGVLVSGGGSNLQSIIDKSKSGELQCNVEVVIGDRECYGVERAKEAGIDRHVLDRKILKKELCKEIDKIITEKGVELVVLAGFLSIIDEEFVNKWKGKIINIHPSLLPKFGGPGMYGIKVHEAVLKAGEQESGCTVHYVDTGVDSGEIIAQKRVKVLVGDTPETLQKRILMEEHKLLPESIAKIITEKNKGVYS, encoded by the coding sequence ATGTTTAAAATAGGAGTTTTAGTTTCTGGTGGAGGAAGTAATCTTCAATCCATAATAGATAAATCTAAAAGTGGAGAATTACAATGTAACGTTGAAGTTGTAATTGGAGATAGAGAGTGTTATGGAGTAGAGAGAGCTAAGGAAGCTGGAATAGATAGGCATGTATTAGATAGAAAAATTTTAAAAAAAGAGCTATGTAAAGAAATAGATAAAATCATAACAGAAAAAGGAGTAGAGTTAGTAGTTTTAGCTGGATTTTTATCTATTATTGATGAGGAGTTTGTGAACAAGTGGAAAGGAAAAATAATTAATATTCATCCTTCACTTCTCCCAAAGTTTGGCGGTCCTGGAATGTATGGGATAAAAGTACATGAAGCTGTACTAAAAGCTGGAGAGCAAGAAAGTGGTTGTACAGTACACTATGTGGATACAGGAGTTGATAGTGGAGAGATAATAGCTCAAAAGAGAGTAAAAGTTTTAGTCGGCGATACTCCAGAGACATTACAGAAGAGAATATTGATGGAGGAACATAAACTTTTACCTGAATCTATTGCAAAAATTATAACAGAAAAAAATAAAGGAGTTTATTCATAA
- the purC gene encoding phosphoribosylaminoimidazolesuccinocarboxamide synthase, with amino-acid sequence MSVEKKDFIYEGKAKQVYSTTDENLVIIHYKDDATAGNGTKKGTIVNKGVMNNKITAMLFRMLEKNGIKTHLVDVLNDRDQLCQKVKIFPLEVIVRNVIAGSMAARVGVPEGTKPTNTIFEICYKNDAYGDPLINDHHAVALGLCTYEELAEIYRITAQINNLLKDAFDKTGITLVDFKIEFGKNFKGEILLADEITPDTCRLWDKETGKKLDKDRFRRDLGGIEEAYIEVLKRLGA; translated from the coding sequence ATGTCAGTAGAAAAAAAAGATTTTATTTATGAAGGAAAAGCTAAACAAGTATATTCAACAACAGATGAGAACTTAGTAATAATTCACTATAAAGATGATGCAACAGCAGGAAATGGAACTAAAAAAGGAACAATAGTAAATAAAGGTGTAATGAACAACAAAATAACAGCTATGTTATTCAGAATGTTAGAGAAAAATGGAATAAAAACTCACTTAGTAGATGTATTAAATGATAGAGATCAACTTTGTCAAAAAGTAAAAATATTTCCATTAGAAGTAATAGTAAGAAACGTAATAGCTGGTTCAATGGCAGCAAGAGTTGGAGTTCCAGAGGGAACTAAACCAACTAATACAATATTCGAAATTTGCTATAAAAATGACGCTTATGGAGACCCATTAATCAATGACCATCATGCAGTTGCTTTAGGACTTTGTACTTATGAAGAGTTAGCAGAGATATATAGAATTACTGCTCAGATCAATAATCTATTGAAAGATGCTTTTGATAAAACAGGGATCACTTTAGTGGACTTTAAAATAGAATTTGGTAAAAATTTTAAAGGAGAAATCTTACTAGCTGATGAAATAACTCCAGACACTTGTAGATTATGGGATAAAGAAACTGGAAAGAAATTAGATAAAGATAGATTTAGAAGAGATCTTGGTGGAATAGAAGAGGCTTATATAGAAGTATTAAAGAGATTGGGGGCTTAA